In the Halorubrum ruber genome, GGAGGACTCGGCGTCGATGCGGGACGCCGAGGAGCGGCTGGACGAACTGGCGAGCGACCTCCGCGATCAGATGGGGATCGACGTCGAAACCAGCGTTCGGTCGGGGAACCCCGTCGAGGAGATCACGGCCGAAGAGGAGCGTGTGGGCGCGACGACGACGCTCATCGGCGCGCGCGGGACGAGTCGGCTCCGGCGGCTCCTCCTCGGCAGCACCGCGGAGTCGATCGTCGCGCGCGGGACGAACAACGTCCTGCTCGTCCCGCCCGAAGCGACGCCGTCGCGGTGACGTTGCCGCGGTGACTCGGTGCGGTGACGTTGCCGCGGCGACTCGGTCCGGTGCCAGCGGCCGAGGTTTTTGGCAACGGCGCGTCCAAGACGAGGTGATGACACGCGAGACGATCACGCACCGCGACGGCCACGTGTACGAGTTCGGACCCGAGATGGACCCGGTGTACGAGGCCGCCGACGGCGAGTCGCTGACGGTCGAGACGGTGGACAGTCTGAACGGCGAGATTCAGGCGGACGACGACCTGCTCGACGCGATCCCGGAGGAGGTCAACGCCGCCACCGGCCCGATCGCCGTGGCGGGCGCGAGCCCCGGTGACGTTCTCGCGGTCGAGATCGAGGACGTGCGCGTCGCCGAGGACCGCGGCCGCGTGCTCACCGCGCCCGGATTCGGCCTGCTTCAGGACGACCCCGATATCGACCACCCCGCGACGCGGATCACTGAGGTCGACGGCGGCGACGCGAGCGGCGCCGCCGACTCCGGCGCGGAGACGATCGACTTCGAGGGGATCGACGTGCCGATCGAGCCCGTGATCGGGACGATCGGCGTCGCCACGGGCGGCGAGACGGTCTCGACGCTCACGCCCGACGACCACGGCGGCAACCTCGACACGACCGACGTGACCGACGGGACGACCGTCTACTTCCCGGTCTTCCAGGAGGGCGCGATGCTGGCGCTGGGAGACGCGAAGGCCGCGATGGCCGACGGGGAGATGTGCGGGACCGGCGCCGAGATCGCGGTCGAGGTCGACGCGACGCTCTCGGTGATCGAGGATCCCGCCGTCTCGCCGGACCGGCCCCTCCTCGACACCGGCGACGCGGTGAAGACGGTCGCGAGCGCCGAGACGATGGAGGAGGCGGTCGAATTGGCGAACGGCGACATGCTGGATCTCCTGGCGCACGACCACGGGTTCTCGCGCACCGACGCGTACCTCTTTTCGAGCCTCGTCGGCGGCTTAGAGGTCAGCC is a window encoding:
- a CDS encoding acetamidase/formamidase family protein, with the translated sequence MTRETITHRDGHVYEFGPEMDPVYEAADGESLTVETVDSLNGEIQADDDLLDAIPEEVNAATGPIAVAGASPGDVLAVEIEDVRVAEDRGRVLTAPGFGLLQDDPDIDHPATRITEVDGGDASGAADSGAETIDFEGIDVPIEPVIGTIGVATGGETVSTLTPDDHGGNLDTTDVTDGTTVYFPVFQEGAMLALGDAKAAMADGEMCGTGAEIAVEVDATLSVIEDPAVSPDRPLLDTGDAVKTVASAETMEEAVELANGDMLDLLAHDHGFSRTDAYLFSSLVGGLEVSQVVDPQVTARNAVPSEYLSLPF